The nucleotide sequence TTTTACAGGTAGCATTTAACACTTCGCTTTGCGTTTTAACCGGTAATTGCAATTTAACACGGGTTGTAAATGGgctttttgtttggttttccGTATAAATACGACTGCAAGTGCAACGAAACTCGAATATTTACTTTTGAAATGCACTTATTTTCGCAAACTTTCTATTTATAAGTCATTGGGCAATAAAAGCATGCTGACTAATTAGTTACGTATGTCACACACTATCGAATAATCCAATTTTTAGGCCAAGATAAGGGTATTTTCCATTGgcaaaatcaattaaaaaatgattcaTTGCGTAGATAACACTATAAGTTTGATTAGTAATGGGGTTCTTCTTATCGGGGTGATCGAACTTGGGAGTGCAGGGTATCTGCAGTTCGTATTACCGGTGTACGTACTGGGTTAAAAATTCGATACGAGCTGCCCAGGCAGGGATTTAGATGGCCTTTTTTTTCGCACTGCACAAGGCCTCCGCTTTTAATGCATTTAATTCACAATTCGCAACTTATTTTGGATCTCTCTGACCGACTTTTAATGGTTTTATTTtctgcagcagcagcggaggcggctgttttgttttgttgacgAAAAAACATCTGCAGCAGCTGCGAATCGATATTTGACGGTTTGACGGCTGGGTGAGTGTAGGGGGTCTTCGCACGGTACGACTGACGCATTAGGGGCACTCCCCGCCCAGCTGTTCATGCGCGGTGGTAGTTTGATGGGAAAATCATTTTACAGGGTCTCGATAGGTTTGAAACCTTTTGTTTCCTCAACAtcaacaaaatttaaatgattgttgtattgttttttaaagaaaattaattagtcgataatataacttaaaacagttatcatttatttcttagctctattatattttaaatatttttaaatcataaTCTTAATAAAATCTATAACAAGTTATTGACTTAGGTTAGGTTGCAGTGGCTGGAGATTAGACAATAATTGACTTAAGTTATTGACTTTCTCAGATTGAAAGCTAGTCTTAATAGTTTCTTAtacactttaaatattttaataaaaatgttttaatttggTTGAAGTCAAATAATTCAATTTCGTATGCGCGAATAAAAACGTTACTTAAAAAGGTAATTTTCACAACTTATTTTAAAACACTATTCTGTATcgtctaaaatattttagatgTGTTTTTGTTAGTAGAACATTTAATGGTTAACTTTAAGCAGATTCTCATATGACTAAATTAGTATAACATATccgtaaagtattttaaaagcatttacaatgtacattttaaaaatattttttttaatctatTGCCAATGTTTATAGACATTTTTGTATCTTAGTaggtgaaaaaaaataaacaagtaaATAAAACTAATGCCCACTGTAGTTGGTACTGAAACAGGTTTGTGGGAAAGCTTTTCCCACCAGCTTTCGCTGGTATCGGGTGGCAACGTCTTGGGTTTATCGCAACCTCAGAGGTTTCAGAGGGGTCTGTGGGTTTAGTTTGCATTTGCATTGCGCAAAGTGCAAAATCTCATCAGAAAAAAGAGGTGTCATCATGTCGTTTTGGAGCCACGTACTGGATGCCCTGTTGGCACTGGCCCACATCCTCAGCGATCGCCTGCTGGAGTTCGTTTTGGGATGGTATCTGGGTGACCACAAACGGGTTGCGGGTCCGCCAAGTTTGGAACAGCAGTCGCTGCTGACCAAAAGCGCCGTGGAGTTGGCCCAACAGATACGGGAACGTAAGCTGCGGAGTTACGACATCGTAAAGGCCTATTGTGAACGGATCGAGAGTGTTAACCGGGATCTGAATGCCGTGGTGGATGGTCCATTTCCGGAAGCCTTGGAACAGGCGCGCGAAATCGACCGGAAGTTGGCCAAAAAGGAGTACACCGATGAGGACTTCCGGCGCAAGCCCTTCCTGGGTGTACCATTCTCCACCAAGGATAGTACCGCTGTGGCCGGGAAGCTCCATACCTTGGGTTTGGTATCCCGGAAAACTGAACGTTCGACGGAGGATGCCGAATGCGTTCGCTTGATGAAGGAAAGCGGTGCCATCATCATCGCAACCAGCAATGTTCCGGAGGTTAACAAGTGGATTGAGTCGAGGAATATGCTGATTGGTGGAACCAACAATCCTTATGATCTCCGACGGTCCGTGGGTGGATCTTCGGGTGGAGAAGCCGCTCTGATCGCCGCCTGCTGTACGGGCTTTGGCTTGGGAACCGATATCGGTGGTTCCATACGTATACCAGCCTTTAATTGCGGTGTCTTTGGGCACAAACCCACTTCCGGAGCAGTAAATATGGCTGGTTGCACCTTTAGAACCGGCAAAGAAAAGGACACAATGGTTTGCGCCGGTCCCATGAGCCGTTCCGCCCGGGATTTACTGCCCATGATGCAGGTTCTTGTGGAACCCTCGCTTAAACCCAAGCTAAAACTGGATGAGCAGGTGGATCTGAAGCGTCTGCGCTACTTCTATGTGTCCTCCAATGGCATGGCTCAGTGCAATCCCATAAACCGGGAGACTGAAAGAGTTATGTATAAAATACGTAAACATTTTGAGAGCCTGTGTGGCAAAGATGTGCGACATGCCAACATACCCAATACCCAGTTTACCGGCAAGATGTGGCGCTATTGGATGACCCAGGAGCCGGCCAACTTTAATCTCTTGCTGGGAAACGGCGCCGAGCTGAATCCGTTTGTGGAGCTCTTCAAGAAGATCTTGGGACAGAGTGACTATAGTATGGCCGCCATCTATGGGCTGATCGATAGTGTGCTGCCCAAGGAAAAGGAGAAGCTGATGCGGGAGGCCACGGCAAAGTGCAGGAAATCAGTCCAGGATTTGCTTGGCGATGATGGGGTTCTGTTCTTCCACAGTTCTCCAAGGACAGCGCCCTTCCATTTCTATCCTCTGATCAAGTTCAATGATTTCGCCTACTTCAGCCTGTTCAATGTGCTCCATCTGCCGGCCACTCAGGTGCCCATGGGTCTCGACTCGAAGGGCATGCCCCTGGGCATCCAGGTGGTGGCCAATCCGAATAACGATCGTCTTTGTCTGGCGGTTGCCGAGGAACTGGAGCGGACCTTTGGCGGCTGGGTGCCTCCATTCCCCCTGAAACAATAGATGTCCTACATGATCAAATATtagtttaaataatttaggTGTCGGTAACGCTGGAGACTGTCGCTTGTGGCCTTTGTTACaggaatttaataaaatatactCCTCTTTTTATGAATTACAATTCTTTTGGGTGAGATACAAAAATATCCTCTTTTGGAGTTTTGAATTTGAGGTTTCAACCCTTTTATAATAGTAACCATTGTACTTAAAAAGAAATTTGAAAGTTGTAAGCTTTAATCTAGTTGAACCAAAAATCAGCTGTTCTTTGATCTGGCAACTCTTTGAAAATGTATGGTGTTGCCCAACTAACTCGAGTTTAAATTAAGCCgccaaaaaaagaaataaatttcATAGATTCCGTGaaggtttctgtttttttgtatTCTTTCCCGACTATTATTGTTGGATTACAAATATGACAGGCCCTTGACTTACTATAACTATTACTTAATAAGGTATATtccatattttattatatattaaacGGTTTTGTTATTTTATCTATTAGTTTATTTTGATCAAATCACATATACATTGAAAGAACATTTAATTAGCGTGTAGATAAGGAGATTTCAAGTCTTTGCCTCTGAAACAGGAGAACTTGTTTTCGTTTAGTAATGCTAGTCCTTGACAACGATGGATCAGTATGAAATACCTCTAAGGACTGTGGGTGTTTTTTGGTTCCCATGTAGGATATATACGACCCCAAGCAGAAGGTTTAGGAGAAAAAGCACCAAAGGATCGTCCCAGAAGAAACAGAAAAAGGATTCCGCAGATCAACAATTTCGACGCGATCATTGTGAGCGAAAGAAACAAACTGAATGGCTtattcaacaaaaatattttaaaaatgtttgtagGTGTCAAAGCAAAATACTAATATAGCTAGagaattttaatatataaataaatgctTTAATGGAATGTCTTTGAAAATCAGTGTTGTTTCTTGTATCTATATTTGCTTGTTCTATTATTAAATTCTATGTGAatcattttgtttatttttaagccACATGGCGCCATGCtccttttttttggaaaaacaaacaaatttcatttattcaaaaaaatttgatttgcTATTGAATATTAATCGTTATCAGCTTGATTTGTTTAATTTCCGGTGTACATatagacaaacaaaataaCACCCGCTCAGTTATCTGATTAACTTTGTTTAAACTGTTTTTGAACTTTGAATTTTCAACCCATGTATATGTTGCAAAATCAAAACCACTTTTttgcgatttttttttttacttaatAACATTAACACATATACATTAAAAGAACATTTAATCAAAGTTAAATTCGTTTGCTATACAGCGTGTTGATAGGGAGATTTCAAGTCTTTGCGTCTGAAACAGGAGAACTTGTTTTCGTTTAGTAATGCTAGCCCTTAACTACGATCGATCAGTATGAAATACCTCTAAGGCTTCTTGGTGGTTTTTGGTTCCCATGGATTATATTCACGACCCCAAGCAGAACGGAAGGTGCCATTCTCAGGAGAAGAATTGTTAAGTTGCGACATGTTAAAATGTTGTGGGATGGTAAAGGATCGTCCCAGAAGAAACAGAAAAAGGATTCCGCAGATCAACAATTTCGACGCGATCATTGTGAGTGAAAGAAACAAACTGAATGGCTtattcaacaaaaatattttaaaaatgtttgtagGTGTCAAAGCAAAATACTAATATAGCTAGAGAATttgaatatataaataaatgctTTAATGGAACGTCTTTGAAAATCAGTGTTGTTTCTTGTATCTATATTTGCTTGTTCTATTATTTAATTCTATGtgaataattttgtttatttttcagCCACATGGCGCCATGCtccttttttttggaaaaaacaaacaaatttcatttattcaaaaaaatttgatttgatATTGAATATTAATCGTTATCAGCTTGATTTGTTTACTTTCCGGTGTACATatagacaaacaaaataaCACCAGCTCAGTTATCTGATTAACTTTGTTTAAACTGTTTTTGAACTTTGAATTTTCAACCCATGTATATGTTGCAAAATCAAAACCACTTTtttgcgaacattttttttacctAATAAGGTATATTTcagattttattatatattaaacggttttattattttatctattagtttattttgacaaaatcacatatacattaaaaaaaacatttaatcaGCGTGTAGATAGGAGATTTCAAGTCTTTGCCTCTGAAACAGGAGTAAAGCTAGTTCGTTTAGTAAAGCTAGTCCTTGACAACGACGGATCAGTATGAAATACCTCTAAGGCTTGTGGGTGTTTTTTGGTGCCCATGGATTATATTCACGACCCCAAGCAGAATGGAAGGTGCCATTCTCAGGAGAAGAATTGTTAAGTAGCGACATGTTAAAATGTTGTGGGATGGTGAAGGATCGTCCCAGAAGAAACAGAAAAAGGATTCCGCAGATCAACAATTTCGACGCGATCATTGTGAGTGAAAGAAACAAACTGAATGGCTtattcaataaaaatattttagaaatgTTTGTAGGTGTCAAAGCAGAATACTTATATAGCTAGAGAATttgaatatataaataaatgctCAAGAGGGCTCCCTATTGTCTGGTCGCTGTCTCTTTAATGGAATGTGAGGAATTTGTTGTCCAATAAACACGAGATAATGGTCTTTGAAAATCAGTGTTGTTTCTTGTATCTATATTGGCTTGTTCTATTATTTAATTCTAGGTGAatcattttgtttatttttaagacaCATGCCGCCATGCTtcttttttttgaaaaaaaaaaagtttttttttttaaatttgatttgctatttaatattaatcgCTATCAGCTTGATTTGTTTACTTTTCCGTGTACATatagacaaacaaaataaCATTCGCTGGGTAATGAACTTTTTTGAACTCAGAAATGTTGTCAACCCATGCGaaaattttaagaacatttattttgaaaattaattacaagtattgaagaaaataaacaaaactttACTATTACTTTACtattatttcaaaaataaaattcatatTATAAAttcacattataaatatataaagtgTAATGCTTGagttgattataattttttttatatatttatttattcattcatttttgtaatcaatttttatatttcttttttttgcggCTCTGTTATTCCATGTCGTGGAAGTCGATTTGGGTTTTTGGTTACTCCATCCTGTCATATCGGTGGGATTCTCACGAGCCATGTTAAGCTTATCCGggtcaaaaaaatttaaactcaTGGTGGCTTGGGCCAAAAGTTGTCCCAGGAACAGCAGGAAGACGATCCCCAGAGTCACACAAGAAACGTTCATTTTCAGTCACTGTCAAAATGGTTCTGCCGTTAAAGAATCAAAGCTACGAAAACGAAAACACGGCTCTTATCAATTAAGAAGAGCCAGAGAAGTCTGTTTTGACTgagttttattattatcaagCAGACTGCACTTTTCACTTAGGTAAACAAGGCTGGAGCTTTGGGACAGCGCCTTATCATTGGATGAGCAAGATGTTCAATTTCGTATAAAATTTAGTAACATGAGTCAGGAAAAATGTAGTCTTCATTTCACACACATTTATTCATTAGTTCTTTGGCAAATGATTAGAATCACaatcata is from Drosophila suzukii chromosome 3, CBGP_Dsuzu_IsoJpt1.0, whole genome shotgun sequence and encodes:
- the LOC108004981 gene encoding fatty-acid amide hydrolase 2; the encoded protein is MSFWSHVLDALLALAHILSDRLLEFVLGWYLGDHKRVAGPPSLEQQSLLTKSAVELAQQIRERKLRSYDIVKAYCERIESVNRDLNAVVDGPFPEALEQAREIDRKLAKKEYTDEDFRRKPFLGVPFSTKDSTAVAGKLHTLGLVSRKTERSTEDAECVRLMKESGAIIIATSNVPEVNKWIESRNMLIGGTNNPYDLRRSVGGSSGGEAALIAACCTGFGLGTDIGGSIRIPAFNCGVFGHKPTSGAVNMAGCTFRTGKEKDTMVCAGPMSRSARDLLPMMQVLVEPSLKPKLKLDEQVDLKRLRYFYVSSNGMAQCNPINRETERVMYKIRKHFESLCGKDVRHANIPNTQFTGKMWRYWMTQEPANFNLLLGNGAELNPFVELFKKILGQSDYSMAAIYGLIDSVLPKEKEKLMREATAKCRKSVQDLLGDDGVLFFHSSPRTAPFHFYPLIKFNDFAYFSLFNVLHLPATQVPMGLDSKGMPLGIQVVANPNNDRLCLAVAEELERTFGGWVPPFPLKQ